A segment of the Lolium perenne isolate Kyuss_39 chromosome 3, Kyuss_2.0, whole genome shotgun sequence genome:
CTCGAGTTGAGGCTTCAAATCCTAGTGATATGACGGGTGAAACAGGCACACTTGGTTACATGGCACCTGAGGTATGTTTGATCTTTAACCATTGTTTTTCACTTGTGTGTGATTACAAGGAtgacacacgcacaccaaccatCAAACGTGCACACGCCAGCACTAGAAAACCTCCTAAGTACAAGCCTAAAATTGCCATTCTAGGGATAAACCACAAAGTTCATACCAAAGTGCACCGTGTGAACTTAAAGGAGAGCACCAGCATTTGAACCCATGGGCAGAATGGTGAACCAGAACTTCATTATTTCACCAAGAAGTGGTTCTCTAACTGTAAGCATTAGATTTTTTTAGTGAAGTAAAACCCAGAAGCACCGAATATAAAAAAAGGAGacacctatcttgaagttgatgtGTTGTGACCCTTGTTTTTAGCGGTTGAGGGTGTGTGCTTCTGGTACTATCCTCATTTGCTTGTACATAATGACGTCAATGTACAGGTCCTCAATGGCCATCCTTACAACAGGAAATGCGATGTTTATAGCTATGGGATCTGTTTATGGGAGATATACTGCTGCGACATGCCATATCCCGATCTCAGCTTCTCAGAAGTAACTTCTGCTGTTGTCCGACAGGTAAAAAGATGTGTTCATGTCCTGTTTCCTGTTCGTGTTGCTGGCACTTGTTTCTCTGAACCACCGAAAACATAAAAAAAAATATCTTTGATGTACAGAACCTGAGGCCTGAGATACCGCGGTGCTGCCCAAGTGCTTTGGCAAACGTGATGAAGCGCTGCTGGGACGCGAACCCTGACAAGCGGCCTGAGATGGCCGAGGTGGTGTCCATGATAGAGGCAATTGACACGTCCAAGGGTGGCGGCATGATCCCAGTAGACCACTCGCagggatgcttcacctgcttccgtCAGTACCGAGGACCATGACGATTTGGCCTGACGGTGTCACTGTTACCTGAACCTGATTGATGATCGATGTCGCTACATCTCAATGTAATTCTAATCACACCCGTTAATGGCTAATGGAGATAGTTCTCTGGTGTAAATGCCCGCTCCATCTCGTCCTTGAATGTTTGACATACCCTGGGATCAAGCTCCGAGTTTAGCATGAGGTCCACTGTACTATTGCAGTTTACAGTCTCATGGTCTGAAGTGGGCCCACTGTACTATTGCAGTTTATATAGTACTAATATCTTTGCAGAATGTGAATAAAGAATATGATTCCGGTTTAAGGACGCGagatctttttttctttttcttcagttCTGCAGAACTGTTGTGAAAATTCTTCCTTGCAGCCGAGGAAAATGTCTGGATGCAGGAGATTTGTTTGCTGATTTTTGGTGTTGCTCGAGTGAAGGCTTCAAACCCTAGTGATATGATGGGTGAAACAGGCATACTTTTTTTTTTGAGGTAGAAACAGGCATACTTGGTTACATGGCGCCTGAGGTATGTTTGATCTTTAACTATCTGGAGATAATTATCGTAGTCCTCTATCATTTACCATTTATTGCTAAGGACTCTAATCAGACCAAATTTTGAAATCAGATGCATAGTAATGCAAGTAAATATTGTTTGGAGAGTTCAAATTGCAAGATTGCTTGCTTCCCTCCATCTCCCTCATACTTCTGATCATGTATTTTTGGATTTTTTCTGAAGTTGCTCCTACCTTGGCGCCATTGCTTCATAGCGTCACTGATTCTTGTCTTCACGGTAGCATGTCGTGGTGTTCATTATCCAGTTCTATGCAGTAGTGTCTTGGGTTGTGTGTGACTGCAAGATGCACGCACTGACTCGCAAAACCCTCACACCTTCGCTAGAACACCGGCAGTCTGGGGACAAACCATAAATCTCACAAAGTTTCTACCACCAAAACTTCATCATTTCACCAAGAGGTTGTACTCTAACTAAGCAATAGGTTTTGATAGTGAAATAAATCGACAATAATTATTTCCACAAGCCGAGAGTGCAGCACATCATGAGATACATAGATTATACATCTAGTTAGAATCTACCAGCTTAAACCCACACGATTGAAAACACCAGACTAACTGAAAGGCACCCATTACCGAGAGGGCGAGAGAGCTAACAGACCCAAACCACACACATTCTCTGCTTAATCAGTTGAGCTTAGCTCGAAAGCTAGTTCACCACACGGCAGTTGCGGCGGACCTCGCCGGCGGCGCGGCCTCCGCTCGGCGCAAGTCTCCCCATTCTCAGCATGGAGGCCGCGAAGTCGTCGAAGAAGAGCGCCGCGTCGAACGCGTAGTCGGCAACGAGCGCCGCGATGTCCTCTCCGCCGGCGGGCGAGGCCAGCGCCTGGTCGGACGGCAGCAGGCCCTCGCCGGAGAGCAGGTTGATGTAGTACTGGTTGTCGAAggtggccggcgtggccaggtccAGGTGCGCCAGCGCCGACCCCGCCGACCCCGCGCACAGCTGCTGCAGCGACTGCAGGAATCCCATGTCCTTGGCGGCCGACCCGGCCGAGACGCCGACGCTGGCGATGCGCGCGCTGAACGTCGTGCACCGGGCTTTCCCGATGGTGTGCGCGCCTATGTTTGCGCCATGCATGATTAGGGTATGTATAGATTGCATGCGTGAGTAAAGTTAATTGTGTGTTGGGAACTTGGGATAGAGAGACTGGAGGTGCCAATCGGTTACCGGAGAGGGCGACCATGTCTTTGGCGGAGAGGCCAACGTCGGTGAACTTCTGGACGAGCGTGGCGACACCGGAGGTCGGTGCAGGGAGGTTGCTGTTGGCGGCCTGGAGGCTCGCGGTGCGGCTGTCCTTCCGGCCGAGCTCCACCTGCCAGCTCGGCCCACCAGACTGCATCGGCGGCGATCGATGAGTCACACGCTTAAACCTTTGCATGAAATGTGATATGCGATCGATGAGCAAACTTACGGCCACGACGGAGTCGCGCGCGGCGATGGCGAGGACGTCGGCGCAGGAGACGGTCTCTGGGCACAGCTGCTCGAGTTGGGTCTT
Coding sequences within it:
- the LOC127339765 gene encoding peroxidase 40-like — encoded protein: MELATVAVAFLLAALAAAADATPVNKSCVTGGAGASVSIGYGGAGASAGVGVSLGGDAYQSDCPLAEEIVRSAVENAVAADPRMAASLLRLHFHDCFVNGCDGSVLLDDTPFFIGEKTAGPNANSLRGFEVIDAIKTQLEQLCPETVSCADVLAIAARDSVVASGGPSWQVELGRKDSRTASLQAANSNLPAPTSGVATLVQKFTDVGLSAKDMVALSGAHTIGKARCTTFSARIASVGVSAGSAAKDMGFLQSLQQLCAGSAGSALAHLDLATPATFDNQYYINLLSGEGLLPSDQALASPAGGEDIAALVADYAFDAALFFDDFAASMLRMGRLAPSGGRAAGEVRRNCRVVN